In Halogeometricum borinquense DSM 11551, a single genomic region encodes these proteins:
- a CDS encoding ABC transporter substrate-binding protein: protein MSEDSGGHKAPTRRDYMKYGGAVIGSSALAGCAGLFAPDDTGGTETSTVTATGTESETATEDVSYSVTMAPMGEVTFDSIPEQWVPYGGDYADMGVALGHADSMIGIGQPGEYYTYVYEELPGVSVDKDRIEKNDLVEAGMSKELFYEMDSDVHIIDTGMLRNWFDWRDEDIAEISEQVGPFLGNMIFRRSDSWHDYRFYTLYEAFEKVAELFQERDRYEAFKQYHDEFITEIQSRMPPSGERPNVMLTFEGTNEPDTFSPYRLTDKGTSKKQWNDLGVADALAGTDIENLSTDNRGELDYENLLEVDPDVLLIRGHEQKSASEFRDTVLAYMKDHPVGSELTAVQNNRVYRGGYLRQGPIHNLFLTERAAKQLYPDVFGDVTSDTKLFDRQRVADIINGDI from the coding sequence ATGTCCGAAGATAGCGGTGGGCACAAGGCACCGACGCGACGTGACTACATGAAATACGGCGGTGCAGTCATCGGCAGCAGCGCTCTCGCTGGCTGCGCTGGTCTGTTTGCGCCCGACGACACCGGGGGGACCGAAACATCAACGGTGACGGCGACCGGCACCGAGTCGGAGACGGCGACCGAGGATGTCAGCTACTCGGTAACGATGGCTCCTATGGGAGAGGTCACGTTCGACTCGATCCCGGAGCAGTGGGTGCCCTACGGCGGTGACTACGCCGACATGGGTGTTGCACTGGGTCATGCGGACAGCATGATCGGCATTGGGCAGCCCGGCGAGTACTACACGTACGTCTACGAGGAGTTACCCGGTGTGAGTGTTGACAAAGACCGGATCGAAAAGAACGACTTGGTCGAAGCCGGGATGTCGAAGGAACTGTTCTACGAAATGGATAGTGACGTCCACATTATCGACACCGGGATGCTGCGGAACTGGTTCGATTGGAGGGACGAGGACATCGCGGAGATTAGCGAGCAGGTCGGGCCGTTCCTCGGGAACATGATCTTCCGACGATCCGACAGCTGGCATGACTACCGGTTCTACACGCTATACGAGGCCTTCGAGAAGGTTGCCGAGTTGTTCCAGGAGCGCGATCGGTACGAGGCGTTCAAGCAGTACCACGATGAGTTCATCACCGAAATCCAGTCGCGAATGCCGCCGTCCGGCGAGCGCCCGAACGTGATGCTCACGTTTGAGGGGACCAACGAGCCTGACACATTCTCGCCGTACCGCCTGACCGACAAGGGGACGAGCAAGAAGCAGTGGAACGATCTCGGCGTGGCGGACGCTCTCGCCGGAACCGACATCGAGAACCTTAGTACCGATAATCGCGGCGAACTCGACTACGAGAACCTCCTCGAAGTCGACCCCGACGTGCTCCTGATCAGGGGTCACGAACAGAAGTCGGCGTCAGAGTTCCGCGATACGGTCCTTGCCTATATGAAGGATCATCCGGTTGGCAGCGAATTGACGGCTGTGCAGAATAACCGCGTTTATCGCGGTGGCTACCTCCGCCAGGGACCAATTCACAACCTCTTCCTGACAGAGCGGGCCGCGAAGCAGCTGTATCCGGATGTCTTCGGGGACGTGACCAGCGACACGAAGCTCTTCGACCGCCAGCGCGTCGCAGATATCATCAACGGCGACATCTAG